The following coding sequences are from one Pseudopipra pipra isolate bDixPip1 chromosome 16, bDixPip1.hap1, whole genome shotgun sequence window:
- the NDE1 gene encoding nuclear distribution protein nudE homolog 1, giving the protein MEDSEEHHFSSVEEETRYWKDLAMKYKECAENTQEELREFQEGSREYEAELETQLQQTESRNRDLLSENNRLRMELESVKEKIEMQHSEGYRQISALEDDLAQTKAIKDQLQKYIRELEQENDDLERAKRATIMSLEDFEQRLNQAIERNAFLESELDEKENLLESVQRLKDEARDLRQELAVQQKQEKPKTPMRATLEAERTDTAVQASLSVPSTPSLRRTPISIPTPGTFRRGLEDSYGATPLTPAARISALNIVGDLLRKVGALESKLASCRNFVYDQSPNRTSVSMYMNRDVLETRLSPHPPLCDTGLAKRLEFGTRPSNIPGPMSHPSQSVVKMLL; this is encoded by the exons ATGGAAGACTCAGAAGAACATCACTTCAGCTCAGTGGAGGAGGAAACCAGATACTGGAAAGATTTGGCTATGAAGTACAAGGAGTG TGCTGAGAACACACAGGAGGAACTGCGTGAATTCCAAGAAGGGAGTCGAGAGTATGAAGCTGAACTGGAGACTCAGCTGCAGCAAACAGAGTCCAGAAACAGAGACCTTCTGTCAGAAAACAACCGTCTGCGGATGGAGCTGGAGTCAGTGAAG GAAAAGATTGAAATGCAGCATTCAGAAGGATACAGGCAAATCTCTGCGCTGGAAGATGACTTGGCACAGACAAAAGCTATTAAAGATCAGCTTCAGAAATACATTCGAGAACTTGAGCAAGAAAATGATGACTTGGAAAGAGCAAAAAG AGCCACTATAATGTCTCTGGAGGATTTTGAGCAACGTTTAAACCAGGCTAttgaaagaaatgcttttctggaGAGTGAGCTGGATGAGAAGGAAAACCTTCTGGAGTCTGTGCAGCGCCTGAAAGATGAAGCTAGAG ACCTGCGCCAAGAGCTTGCAGTGCAGCAGAAACAGGAGAAACCCAAAACACCGATGCGGGCGACCCTGGAAGCAGAAAGAACAGACACTGCAGTTCAGGCTTCCTTGTCTGTGCCTTCAACCCCCTCCCTGCGCCGGACACCCATCAGCATCCCCACCCCTGGGACGTTTAGGAGAG GTCTGGAGGACAGTTATGGTGCAACCCCTCTCACACCTGCTGCGAGAATATCTGCACTTAATATTGTGGGAGACTTGCTGCGAAAAGTGGGG GCTTTGGAGTCCAAACTTGCATCTTGCCGAAACTTCGTGTATGACCAGTCTCCAAACAGAACCTCGGTGTCCATGTACATGAACAGAGATGTCCTTGAAACGCGCCTGAGTCCTCACCCGCCCCTGTGTGACACAGG gtTGGCGAAACGCCTGGAGTTTGGAACACGGCCTTCAAATATTCCAGGACCAATGAGCCATCCCTCACAAAGTGTTGTCAAGATGCTGCTATGA